CTCGTCCTCATCGGCTGGTTCGCCTACCACTACGTCGCCGGCAACAAGATCAGTGTCGAGATCTACACCTTCGATACCTCGGCGACCTCGGTGGAGGTGCACCTCAGGGGCGACAAGGACGCCGGCGTCGAGGGCTACTGCACCGTGCGCTCCCAGTCCGAGGACGGCGCAGAGGTGGGCCGCGCGGACTTCCGCTTCGACGCCGCCACCACCGACATCGACGAAGTCGTCACCCTGAAGACGACGGCGCGCGGCACCACCGCCGAACTGCTCGGCTGTCACGCCGGCTGACCCCGGCCCGCCGAAGCCCGGCCCGAGCCGCCGACCGAACCGTCCGGCTCTCCGCATCTCCACCCTGACCTGCGTCGACGTAACGCTTGTGGTTTATGTCCTCCCCCTTCCGCCGGTGAATTGTTAGGCTCGTGGTTTCGCCCACTCGAGAAGGAACATTCTTCTGTGTAGGGCGATGCTTTGTATTCCCAGTACCTACGAGGAGCACCTGTGACCCAGACCAGCGAGAACGTCACCTGGCT
The DNA window shown above is from Streptomyces akebiae and carries:
- a CDS encoding DUF4307 domain-containing protein — encoded protein: MTTASTRLPEGRYGRSADERADRNLKVIGSVLGAALLVLIGWFAYHYVAGNKISVEIYTFDTSATSVEVHLRGDKDAGVEGYCTVRSQSEDGAEVGRADFRFDAATTDIDEVVTLKTTARGTTAELLGCHAG